CTATTGGACCGTCGCGTCAACGGTCCGCCCCCCGATACCGCCGCGTCCACAGGGCCCAGCGCTCAGCGTGTCGTCCACAGACCGTGCGTCGGCGGCGGCAAGGACGTCGGCTTCCCGCGACCCTCCGGGGATGCCTCGCCTGAACCCCTACGACCGCGCCGCCGTCGATGAGCTGTTCCGCCCTCACGGGCTCGCCCGCTACTCGGCCCTCGTCGAGCTCGGGGTGCCGAAGTCGACGTTGACCCACAGGACACGCACCGGCGGTCGGTGGCAGCGGATCCTGCCCGGCGTCGTCCTGGGTCACAGCGGCACCCCGAGCACGGTCGAACGACGTCGGGCAGCGCTGGCCTACTGCGGGTCGGCAGCTCGCATCAGCGGGAAGCACGCCTTGGAGCTCCACGGTTCGCTGACCTCGGCCCTGCCCGCCGGTGAACCGGTCCTGGTCGTCATCCCGAACGCGCACCACCGCACGTCATCGCACTTCTGCGTCGTCGAACGCAGCGAACGGGACACGGGCGTGATGGTGCGTGGGGGCTTCCCGGTGACCTCCCCCGCCCGGGCTTGCGCGGACGCGGTGCGGGGACACGACGTGGACCTGGACGAGGTGCGGGAGCTGATGAGCGGTGTGCTGCGCCGCCGGCTGTGCACCTTGCGGCACCTCCAAGAGGAGGTCCTCAGCGGGCCCACGCAGCGCAGCGGACCAGCCCGGCGCGCCCTCGCCGAGCTCCGCTCGGGGGCACGCAGCGTGGCCGAGATCGAGGCGCAGAAGATCGTGGGGTCGTCGCGACTGCCCCAGCCGGTGTGGAACGAACCGGTCGTCGTCGACGGTCGCTGGGTCGGGAACGCCGACGCCTACTGGCCCGGCCTCGGTGTCGTGCTGGAGATCGACTCGATGCTCTGGCACCTCGGGGCCGGCAACCTGCGGCGGACCCAGGCCAAGGCTCGCCGGTACGCCGCTGCCGGACTGGTGCTCGTCTCCATCGCCCCGGCGGACCTCACCGCCGATCCCCGAGCGTTCCTGGAGCTCCTGCGCGACGCTCTCTCCCGGGCAGCCGCGCTCCGCGGCCTCACCCTGTGAGAGGTCGGACCGTTGACGCGACGGTTCGATGGGTTCGTACCGATGCGTCAACGGTCCGACTCCGGCGGCCTCAGAACTCCTGCAGGTTCTCCCGCAGCGTGGTGTACGTGTACCCGTCCCGGATCAGCCCGCGCCTGCGCAGCGCCGGGGCCAGGCCGTCGGTGATCTCGGCGATCTGCAGGCGCGTCGGCGGGGTGTAGAGCAGGAAGCCGTCACCGCCGACCTCGTCCATGATCTCGCCCATCTTCGCGGCCACGGTGTCCGGCGACCCCACGAGCCCGAGGTCGGTGATCTGGAACGACTCCCCCGCCATCTGGCGCAGCGTCTTGCCCGACTGGCCCTGGAAGAGGTTGGCCAGGGAGGACCGCTCCCCGTTGCCGGCGGAGGTGTCGATCTCGTCGACGGGGGTGTCGAGGTCGATGCCGCCGAAGTCGATCCGGCCGCCGGAGGTGTACGACATGTTCCACAGGTTGTACTCGACGGCGGCGTCGGAGTACCGGGACAGCCGCGCGGCCTCGGCCTTGACCCGGGCCTCCTCGTCGGACGCCGCGACGATCGGGGTCGCCAGGAACAGCAGCTTCACGTCGGAGGGTTTGCGCCCGTGGGCGAGCAGCCGTGCGTGCACGTCGGCCCGGTAGGCCTTCATGTCCTCGACGGTCTTGCACATCGCCATCTGCGTGTCGCCGTGCGCGGCGGCGAGCTCGCGCCCCGGGACGGACCCGCCGGCGGAGGCGACGGGGATCCGGCCCTGCGGGCCCGGGACGGTGTTCAGCGGGCCGCGGGAGGAGAACCACCGGCCCCGGAAGTCGGCCGGGTGGACCCGGGTGTGGTCGGCGTAGACCCCGTTCTCCTGGTCGGCCAGGACCGCGCCGTCCTCCCAGGTGCCCTGCAGCGCCTTGACGCACTCGATCCACTCCTGGGCCATGAGGTAGCGCTCGTCGTGGTCGAGGTGGCGCTCCATCCCGTAGTTCTGCGCGACGCGGTCGGTGACGCTGGTCACGACGTTCATGCCGACGCGCCCGCCGGTGAGGTGGTCCAGGGTCGTGTAGAGCCGGGCCGCCAGGTAGGGGTGGTACTGGATCGTGGAGACGGTCGGGACGATCCCGACGTGCTTCGTGCGCTGGGCCATGAGCGGCACCAGGGGCATCGGGTCGTTCTTGGGGGCCATGAACCCCCGGCGCAGCGACACCTCGGCGCTGCCGCGGAAGCTGTCCTCGACCATCGCGGTGTCCTCGATGAGGACGTAGGTGAAGCCGGCCCGTTCGAGGGAGTCGGTGAGGTCGACGTACAGGTCGGGCTTCGTCCAGTCCCGGACGTTGGTGCCCGTCCAGGGTCCGTCGACGGCCGGGTTCCACGGCTGGATGCCGAAACCGCTGCCGAGGAACCATCCGAGGTGGAACACGGGAGACCTCCGGGGTCGCTGGCCCGGGTCGGTCCCGGGGCGTCGGGGACGAGGCAACGCGACACGTGTTACGCGACCGCCACGCCCGCGTGACGTCCGTGTTGCGCGGCCGCGGCCGCGGGGACGCACTGGCGCAACGTGCGCGAAACGGTCCTGAACCACTCCTGAAACGTCGGCGTCGTCCACTGGAGGGCATGACGACCACCACCGCCCGCGACGCCACGACCCGCACCGCGACGGTCCCCCCGCAGCGGGACGTCGTGCTCCACGTCGAGGGCGTCGTCGAGCACGGCGACCAGCGCGGCCGGCTGCTGGGCTTCCCCACGGCCAACATCGGCGTCCCCGAGCACGGCCTGCGCGACGGGGTGTGGGCCGGCACGGTGCAGCTCGACCCCGAGCACGACGGCCCGGTCCACGTCGCCGCCGTCTCGGTGGGCCACCGCCCCACGTACTACGGCAAGGACGGGGACCGGCTGCTCGAGGCGCACCTGCTCGACTTCGCCGGCGACCTGTACGACCGCCGGGTGCTCGTGCGCCTGCACGTCCGGCTGCGCCCCCAGCGCCGGTTCTCCGGATCGGGTGAGCTCGTCGAGCAGATGCAGCGCGACGTCGCCGACACCCGCGCCTGGGCGGCCGCGTCCCTGCCGCGCAACGAGCCCGAAACACGCGCGGCCACGACGGGAAACACCCCGTCCGCACAGTGACGGCGTGCGCACCGGACTCTTCCTCCCCACCACGAACAACGGCTACCTCTACTCGGCGGCGGCCCCGCAGTACGCGCCCAGCTACGCCCTGAACCGGCGGGCCACCCTGGCGGCCGAGGCCGTCGGCATGGATTTCGTCCTGTCGATGGTCAAGCACCGCGGCTACGGCGGCCCGATGGGTTTCTGGGACCAGTCGCTGGAGTCGCTGGCGATGATGGGCCCGCTCGTCGAGGCGACGAGCACGATCGGGCTGTGGGCCTCGGTCGGCGCCCCGTCGCTGCACCCGGCGATGGCGGCGAAGGCGGCCGCGGTCCTCGACGAGGCCAGCGGCGGGCGGTTCGGGCTGAACGTCGTCGGCGGCTGGAACCGCGCCGAGTACGCGCAGATGGGGTTGTGGCCCTCGGCGGACTACCACGCCCGGCGCTACGCCTACGTCGAGGAGTACCTCGACGTGGTGCGCGGGCTGTGGGAGCACGGTCGCCTCACCCACCACGGCGAGTTCTTCGACCTCGACGACTGCCTGCTCGACCCTCGCCCGGTGCACGGGGTCACGGTCGTGGTGCCCGGCCAGAGCCCGCGCTCGCTGGCCTCGGCGGGGCGGCAGGCGGACGTGAACTTCGTCCTCGGCGACCTGCCGACGCTGGCCCGGGCCCGGCGGGGGTTGCTCGACGTGGCCCGGCCGCTGGGGCGGCGGGTCGAGAGCTGCGCCCTGTTCGGCGTGATCACCGCCCCCACGGACGCCGAGGCCGCCGACACGGCGCGGGCCTACCTGGAGGCCGCCGACGCCGCGACACTGGCCGGGTTGCAGGCCGCCGCCGGCACCGACGCGAGCGGCACGGCCGCCAACGGCAACCTCAAGGACCAGGCCCGCGGCGTCCCTGAGATCCGGTTCGACCACCCGGTCCA
This genomic stretch from Kineococcus rhizosphaerae harbors:
- a CDS encoding NtaA/DmoA family FMN-dependent monooxygenase (This protein belongs to a clade of FMN-dependent monooxygenases, within a broader family of flavin-dependent oxidoreductases, the luciferase-like monooxygenase (LMM) family, some of whose members use coenzyme F420 rather than FMN.); this encodes MFHLGWFLGSGFGIQPWNPAVDGPWTGTNVRDWTKPDLYVDLTDSLERAGFTYVLIEDTAMVEDSFRGSAEVSLRRGFMAPKNDPMPLVPLMAQRTKHVGIVPTVSTIQYHPYLAARLYTTLDHLTGGRVGMNVVTSVTDRVAQNYGMERHLDHDERYLMAQEWIECVKALQGTWEDGAVLADQENGVYADHTRVHPADFRGRWFSSRGPLNTVPGPQGRIPVASAGGSVPGRELAAAHGDTQMAMCKTVEDMKAYRADVHARLLAHGRKPSDVKLLFLATPIVAASDEEARVKAEAARLSRYSDAAVEYNLWNMSYTSGGRIDFGGIDLDTPVDEIDTSAGNGERSSLANLFQGQSGKTLRQMAGESFQITDLGLVGSPDTVAAKMGEIMDEVGGDGFLLYTPPTRLQIAEITDGLAPALRRRGLIRDGYTYTTLRENLQEF
- a CDS encoding riboflavin kinase produces the protein MTTTTARDATTRTATVPPQRDVVLHVEGVVEHGDQRGRLLGFPTANIGVPEHGLRDGVWAGTVQLDPEHDGPVHVAAVSVGHRPTYYGKDGDRLLEAHLLDFAGDLYDRRVLVRLHVRLRPQRRFSGSGELVEQMQRDVADTRAWAAASLPRNEPETRAATTGNTPSAQ
- a CDS encoding LLM class flavin-dependent oxidoreductase gives rise to the protein MRTGLFLPTTNNGYLYSAAAPQYAPSYALNRRATLAAEAVGMDFVLSMVKHRGYGGPMGFWDQSLESLAMMGPLVEATSTIGLWASVGAPSLHPAMAAKAAAVLDEASGGRFGLNVVGGWNRAEYAQMGLWPSADYHARRYAYVEEYLDVVRGLWEHGRLTHHGEFFDLDDCLLDPRPVHGVTVVVPGQSPRSLASAGRQADVNFVLGDLPTLARARRGLLDVARPLGRRVESCALFGVITAPTDAEAADTARAYLEAADAATLAGLQAAAGTDASGTAANGNLKDQARGVPEIRFDHPVQAPVVVGPGLYQPNLVGSYDRVAATLDALETECDVTGCVLSVPDYTTDVEILGAEVLPRARTVRRAGRGAVAQHV